CCGACTGAGATCGAAACAGTCTGCCGGCTGGCTGAGATCGCAAGGAATCATCTGGAATATGTTTATACAGGCAATTGCTAAGCATAAAGGCTGAGTTGACATTAATATTATGTTTGAATATAATATTAATATAGATTAAAGGTATATTATGAAGTGAAAATCCCCGCAAAGGAAAAGTTCATAGTGTATATAAGACGAATAGGAACAGTGATCCAGGGGGATGTTTTAGGACATCCCTCTTTTTGCAGTGAGGTGAAAAATGAAAATAACAATTTTTAATTTTGACGATCTCTACAGAGAGCTAGAACAATTTCAAAAAATGGCAAGCTGTCTTTTTAATAAAGGGGCTGTCCTGGGGGTGGATATTTGCGGTGAGAATCCAAAAGCAGATCAAAATAGAAATAATGTTTTTAACTGAAAACTGCTGCGTTATCTGGAAGTTGAGAACAAACCCTTATGGATGGCGGCTTAAGAAGAAATAGAAAATTGTGAAACAATGGAATCTAAAAATTCTAAGAAGAATAATTTATAAGCGAGTTTAAAAAAATATTTTTCTTATAGACATAAATTTACCCTTGACGTGTTTTTTTGCCAGTATAAATATATCCAAACAAAAACTTAATAAATTCTTAACTATAATTGTTGTAAAAAATGCGTTTAAAATTTAACGAATTAATAAAAAAATATTGCAAAGCCTTTGTTAAAGCGGCTGTAAACGCATTATCAAGAAAAAAACAGCAATCGCCTTTTTACGCATCTTTGTAAAAAATTGTAACGAATTGTAAATAAATGAAAATGATGCTTGACCAAAAGCGGAATAGAGTGTAAACTAGAATTCAGTTAATAAAGCAAAGAAAAAATAGTGCTTTGAGAAAGGAGAGATTTTATTATGATGTTCTATAGTTTTATCGCCGCTGATTTAGCCGCAAAAGCACTTGCGAAATGTGATGATTAAGAAGCAATTTTATTTAAATAATCAATAAGAGCCAGGATTCTCATTGAGAGATATCCTGGCTTTTCGTTTATGAAATCAGATAATTTGCAAAAGAGAAAAACATTTCCTCGAGCGACTGCATCGGTTCAGCCGCAAACTCGACTGCTTCCGGCGGAATATCATATTTTTCCATGGTTTCCTTAAGGTCTGTATAATATTCGGATTTAAAATCTTCCATAATGAACCCTCCTTAGTATTTTCCGTATTCTTTTACAAAATTCAGAACTGCTTTTAGATTTTCAGGATTAATATCCCGGGCCTTGAGCAGGTTTTTATCAAGCGCAAAGATGTACTGTCCACCCGGCGCCAGAATATCGATCAATTCCTTTGCCTTGTCAATACATTGCTGTTCAGTTCCTGTTTTCAACAGAGTGAGCGGGTACAGACCAGAGATAACATGGCGTTTTCCCACTTTTTCAGCGATCAGTTTGGGGTCGCCAAACTCAAAACTCATATGTGTCAGCGGTGGCAGCTCGTTAAGATAGTCAAGATAGCGCATCCAGTCATGTTCAACAAACAGGTTTGCGCCGATACCTCTTGCGTCCAGCGCCTCAACATAGGCTTTAAAAGTCGGCCAGTAGAAGCGTTTAAAATCTTTTTCACGCATATACGGCGCCATATGGAGAGGAATAAAGGTCCGTACATAGCGGTTGGCGTTTGGTCCGGAGCCGGCCTTGATCGCGACAGGAAGCAGTGCGTTGCAGGCGGCCTCTACTTTTTCGGGACGACGGCGCATATCCGTGCTGATGCCTGAGAAGGAGCGCAGCTGGTCGGAAAGGATGTCGAGCGGGGTGCAGGAAGCGGCGGGGGCCATAGAATAGACGGATTTGTCATACTTTTCGGCAATTTTGCCAAAGCCCTGCTGCATGACACCCATGGAGGTAAAGAAAGTGTAGAACGCCTTGGACAGGGCCTTCTGGCCTTCAAAACCTGGTTTTGCCAAAGCAGGGTACAGTCTTGGCAGCACTTTGTCCCAAAGGGTTTTGATGGGATCAGCGATAAAGTCATCATACTCATCATCTTTT
The DNA window shown above is from Eubacterium limosum and carries:
- a CDS encoding uroporphyrinogen decarboxylase family protein; this encodes MSENQLSAGVLSKNKLFEDVFDGKVPKRVPRLVFGDNAFCLEYAGYDLRKEQYSLVKNLDAIDLATKDFDSDVVFGMFLRMPHLYKMLEAINFVMGTDGFIQHPEVQGLKDDEYDDFIADPIKTLWDKVLPRLYPALAKPGFEGQKALSKAFYTFFTSMGVMQQGFGKIAEKYDKSVYSMAPAASCTPLDILSDQLRSFSGISTDMRRRPEKVEAACNALLPVAIKAGSGPNANRYVRTFIPLHMAPYMREKDFKRFYWPTFKAYVEALDARGIGANLFVEHDWMRYLDYLNELPPLTHMSFEFGDPKLIAEKVGKRHVISGLYPLTLLKTGTEQQCIDKAKELIDILAPGGQYIFALDKNLLKARDINPENLKAVLNFVKEYGKY